A stretch of Deinobacterium chartae DNA encodes these proteins:
- a CDS encoding agmatine deiminase family protein: MPETLTRHLGQDAPTPRSLGFAMPAEWAPHAATWTSWPFDDELWVGHLEGVRREFAELVRTIARFEPVHLLVRDQEAEQDARTRLQGVSGVTFHRVPLDDVWFRDNGPLFVVRGQDVSFVNWEFNSWGQKFEWLLDTQAPEAVARFLEVAHWDQSVVMEGGSLELNGQGVALTTRQCLKSEFRNPGLDESDLEGILRDYLGIEKLLWLDAGLEGDHTDGHIDTITRFVDERTIVTCVCEDASDANFATMNDNLARLRAFTDAQGRPFEIVTLPLPANRLELEGKRLPPTYANFYIGNGFVVVPMYGDPNDARALEVLRPLFPGREVIGLSSRELITGGGSFHCVTQQQPAGRIWKGEDL; encoded by the coding sequence ATGCCTGAGACCCTCACCCGACACCTCGGCCAGGACGCGCCCACGCCGCGCAGCCTGGGTTTCGCGATGCCCGCCGAGTGGGCACCGCACGCCGCCACCTGGACCAGCTGGCCTTTTGACGACGAACTGTGGGTCGGACACCTCGAGGGGGTCCGCCGTGAATTTGCCGAACTGGTGCGCACCATCGCCCGCTTCGAGCCGGTGCACCTGCTGGTGCGTGATCAGGAGGCCGAGCAGGACGCGCGCACCCGCCTGCAAGGCGTTTCTGGCGTCACCTTTCACCGCGTGCCGCTCGACGACGTGTGGTTCCGCGACAACGGGCCGCTGTTCGTGGTGCGCGGCCAGGACGTGTCCTTTGTGAACTGGGAGTTCAATTCGTGGGGCCAGAAGTTCGAGTGGCTGCTCGACACCCAGGCCCCCGAGGCGGTCGCCCGCTTCCTCGAGGTCGCCCACTGGGACCAGAGCGTGGTCATGGAAGGCGGCAGCCTCGAGCTGAACGGCCAGGGCGTGGCCCTGACCACCCGCCAGTGCCTCAAGTCCGAGTTCCGCAATCCCGGGCTTGACGAGAGCGACCTCGAGGGGATCTTGCGCGATTACCTGGGCATCGAGAAGCTGCTGTGGCTCGACGCGGGCCTCGAGGGCGACCACACCGACGGCCACATCGACACCATCACCCGCTTCGTGGACGAGCGCACCATCGTGACCTGCGTGTGCGAGGACGCCTCGGACGCCAACTTCGCCACCATGAACGACAACCTCGCGCGCCTGCGCGCGTTTACCGACGCGCAGGGCCGTCCGTTCGAGATCGTGACCCTGCCGCTCCCGGCGAACCGTCTGGAGCTCGAGGGCAAGCGCCTGCCGCCCACCTACGCCAACTTCTACATCGGCAACGGCTTCGTGGTGGTGCCGATGTACGGCGACCCCAACGACGCACGCGCCCTCGAGGTGTTGCGCCCGCTGTTCCCCGGCCGTGAGGTCATCGGTCTCAGCTCGCGCGAGCTGATCACCGGCGGCGGCAGCTTTCACTGCGTGACCCAGCAGCAGCCGGCGGGACGCATCTGGAAAGGAGAGGACCTGTGA
- the aguB gene encoding N-carbamoylputrescine amidase, whose protein sequence is MSRVDQAKLAIIQMSMTDVLEENVAKAERFVREAAAAGANIVLIPELFENLYFCQVEREEYFALAHEVEGHPFLGRFQELARELGVVLPVSFFERAGQAHYNSLAAIDADGTLLGVYRKSHIPDGPGYEEKYYFNPGDTGFKAWDTRYGRIGVGICWDQWYPEAARAMSLLGAELLLYPTAIGSEPEEAGSVDTKDMWQRAMIGHAVSNVVYLAAANRIGSEVVGGLEQTFYGHSFIADYTGNKLTEYGKTEEGLLYADLDFAAARSFRAGMGFFRDRRPELYTPLLTLDGRTRRA, encoded by the coding sequence GTGAGCCGCGTTGACCAGGCCAAGCTGGCCATCATCCAGATGAGCATGACCGACGTCCTCGAGGAGAACGTCGCCAAAGCCGAGCGTTTCGTGCGCGAGGCGGCCGCTGCGGGAGCCAATATCGTCTTGATTCCCGAGCTGTTCGAAAACCTGTACTTCTGCCAGGTGGAGCGCGAGGAGTACTTTGCGCTGGCGCACGAGGTGGAGGGCCACCCGTTCCTGGGCCGCTTTCAGGAGCTCGCCCGCGAGTTGGGCGTGGTGTTGCCGGTGTCGTTCTTCGAGCGGGCCGGACAGGCGCACTACAACAGCCTGGCGGCCATTGACGCCGACGGCACGCTGCTGGGCGTGTACCGCAAGAGCCACATTCCCGACGGTCCCGGTTACGAGGAGAAGTACTACTTCAACCCGGGCGATACCGGCTTCAAGGCCTGGGACACCCGCTACGGCCGCATCGGCGTGGGTATTTGCTGGGACCAGTGGTACCCCGAGGCCGCGCGGGCCATGAGCCTGCTCGGTGCCGAACTGCTGCTGTACCCCACCGCCATCGGCTCGGAGCCCGAAGAGGCCGGTTCGGTGGACACCAAGGACATGTGGCAGCGCGCCATGATCGGTCATGCGGTCTCGAACGTGGTGTACCTCGCCGCGGCCAACCGCATCGGCAGCGAGGTGGTGGGCGGCCTCGAGCAGACCTTTTACGGTCACTCGTTCATCGCCGACTACACCGGCAACAAGCTGACCGAATACGGCAAGACCGAAGAGGGCCTGCTGTACGCCGACCTGGACTTTGCCGCCGCGCGCTCGTTCCGCGCTGGCATGGGCTTTTTCCGTGACCGCCGTCCCGAGCTGTACACTCCGCTGCTGACCTTAGACGGCCGTACCCGCCGCGCCTGA
- a CDS encoding helix-turn-helix transcriptional regulator gives MRADRLLAIVLTLQARGRVRAGDLARELEVSERTIYRDLDALTAAGVPVYAERGPGGGVALLEGYQTRVSGLSEPELRALSLAALPGPLAELNAHQGALETALLKLSASLPALYRSSVDVLRRRVHIDPARWFQPREHAPHLPLLQEAVVSERRLRVVYRRKDGSETTRLIDPLGLVAKAGLWYVVVRSAGGLRAYRASRFLEATPVGERFEYPRDFDLVAYWNEWCQRFERTLARLCVRVRVAPAAREPLQRMFGEGILERFDAAPPDPRGRRTLEFTFDHLEQARASLLGLGALLEVIDPPELRDDLRETARAVMELYSSQAAVTRS, from the coding sequence ATGAGAGCGGACCGGCTGCTGGCCATCGTGTTGACCCTGCAAGCGCGCGGGCGGGTGCGGGCCGGCGACCTCGCCCGTGAACTCGAGGTCAGCGAACGCACCATCTACCGCGACCTTGACGCGCTGACCGCGGCCGGAGTTCCGGTGTACGCCGAGCGCGGACCGGGCGGAGGCGTGGCGCTGCTCGAGGGCTACCAGACCCGGGTCAGCGGCCTGAGCGAACCCGAACTGCGGGCGTTGTCGCTGGCCGCCCTGCCCGGCCCGCTCGCCGAACTGAATGCGCATCAAGGGGCCCTCGAGACGGCGCTGCTCAAGCTGTCCGCGTCGCTGCCCGCACTCTACCGCAGCTCGGTGGACGTGTTGCGCCGCCGGGTGCACATCGACCCGGCGCGCTGGTTCCAGCCGCGCGAACACGCTCCGCACCTGCCGCTGCTGCAGGAGGCGGTGGTGAGCGAGCGGCGCCTGCGGGTGGTCTACCGCCGCAAGGACGGCAGCGAGACCACCCGCCTGATCGATCCCCTGGGATTGGTCGCCAAGGCGGGCCTGTGGTACGTCGTGGTCCGCAGCGCAGGCGGCCTGCGCGCCTACCGCGCCTCGAGGTTCCTGGAGGCCACCCCCGTCGGTGAGCGTTTCGAATATCCGCGTGACTTTGATCTGGTCGCCTACTGGAACGAATGGTGCCAGCGCTTCGAGCGCACCCTCGCGCGCCTGTGCGTGCGGGTACGCGTGGCTCCCGCCGCGCGCGAGCCGCTACAGCGGATGTTCGGGGAAGGTATCCTCGAGCGCTTCGACGCTGCCCCGCCTGACCCGCGCGGGCGCCGCACGCTGGAATTCACCTTCGATCACCTCGAGCAGGCCCGCGCCAGCCTGCTGGGCCTGGGAGCCCTGCTCGAGGTGATCGACCCGCCCGAGTTGCGCGACGACCTGCGCGAGACCGCGCGGGCCGTGATGGAGCTGTACAGCTCGCAGGCGGCCGTGACCAGAAGCTGA
- a CDS encoding winged helix-turn-helix domain-containing protein, translating into MTPASPPPTPLEVTTPAAREVLLDPRRRRFLLPFLAAERSVGEAARDLRVKPNTMYRRVTQLLEAGLLVVSRSEARGGRLQRRYRAAARNFFVPFHDSPHATVHGLLEEHDRRWQDLLNRGLERRLQAAERGRVGYLLEDPGNGELQSRVAQEREGTYMRVDEPDALSGWSLVYLTAEQARELGQTLRRLEAQSGRSREGRPYLLRLAVAPAALEGS; encoded by the coding sequence ATGACCCCAGCCTCCCCGCCCCCCACCCCCCTCGAGGTCACCACGCCCGCTGCGCGCGAGGTGCTGCTTGACCCCCGCCGCCGCCGTTTCCTGCTGCCTTTCCTGGCCGCCGAGCGCAGCGTGGGCGAAGCGGCGCGCGACTTGCGGGTCAAGCCCAACACCATGTACCGCCGGGTCACGCAACTGCTCGAGGCAGGCCTGCTGGTGGTCTCCCGCAGCGAGGCCAGGGGGGGGCGTTTGCAGCGCCGCTACCGGGCCGCGGCCCGAAACTTCTTCGTGCCCTTTCACGACAGCCCGCACGCCACCGTACACGGCCTGCTCGAGGAGCACGACCGCCGCTGGCAGGACCTGCTCAACCGTGGCCTCGAGCGCCGCCTGCAGGCGGCGGAGAGGGGTCGGGTCGGCTACCTGCTGGAAGACCCCGGCAACGGTGAGCTGCAGAGCCGGGTCGCGCAGGAGCGGGAAGGCACCTACATGCGGGTGGACGAACCGGACGCGCTCAGCGGTTGGTCGCTGGTTTACCTCACGGCCGAACAGGCCCGCGAGCTGGGCCAGACCCTGCGGCGGCTCGAGGCCCAGTCCGGGCGCTCGCGCGAGGGCCGGCCCTATCTGCTGCGGCTGGCCGTGGCACCCGCCGCCCTCGAGGGCAGTTGA
- a CDS encoding DMT family transporter gives MAWLLLVVAGLLEVGWSIGLKYTEGFTRPLPSVLTIVAIIGSMGLLGIAAKTLPIGTAYAVWVGIGALGAAVLGILLFKEPVTAGRIFFLSLLLVSIIGLKATSGH, from the coding sequence ATGGCGTGGCTCCTGCTCGTCGTCGCGGGTCTGTTGGAAGTCGGCTGGTCGATCGGCCTCAAGTACACCGAGGGCTTTACCCGCCCGCTCCCCAGCGTCTTGACCATTGTGGCCATCATCGGCAGCATGGGGTTGCTGGGTATTGCCGCCAAGACCCTGCCCATCGGTACGGCCTATGCCGTATGGGTGGGAATCGGGGCGCTGGGTGCAGCGGTGCTGGGCATCTTGCTGTTCAAGGAACCGGTCACGGCCGGCCGTATTTTCTTCCTGTCCCTGCTGCTGGTCTCGATCATCGGTCTCAAGGCCACCAGCGGGCACTGA
- a CDS encoding transglycosylase domain-containing protein, translating to MPWPLRSALRTLMALIAAVCAGTLGVLAVFVLKWGRELPDPARLDALTLGATSRILARDGTLLATLRPVLPGGARIQRRLVRLEEVAAHAVLAVVTSEDRRFFEHSGFDPVGIARAALQLARGGRLQGASTLTAQIVKNTLLTDLAGHRSWERKVKEALLGLEVERRYSKQELLTLYLNLAYWGRGSGAEIVGIDAAARAYLGRAPRDLTLAESVYLATLLPAPARYLDYAANRWRMRDLLDRMVADGHIRRAEAQAAWREPLQPRGWQVRYDASGRVRSARRTPGALHTAPVPPVQAPHFVQQVERELVARLGRERVYAVGGLEVWTTLDPQAQRAAEQAAARAPLPIGATLGAVTLDARNGEVLAMVGQRPVAGQVPAEWNNAVQAVRQVGSSIKPLLYTLALEQGYGQDHLELDTPLSLPCGGCPGGSWRPRNYGGRVGNGPVTLRHALDRSLNLPTIRLAQRVGLPRFTAKLAELGLPLPEQPNLTLALGTLETSPLRLAAAYLPYTTGGLRIEPSYLLRVRSGGTTLLEARLDRPPPRRVWSPQVAWLGLDMLRGVVEDLPESRGGLAERARLPGWQVGGKTGTTNDVRDAWFVGLTPRAVSAVWIGKERGGFLPENVYSGVLNVELWRDLMLGTLRGHAPQRFAPPPGVGTRLLGDLEVATLAVGPPRPADHAAPRPIQAAPQALEEAAWITLPLDRRNGRLADEFTPAEQIVRRRVRVRELPLYRTPQSAALSPGGR from the coding sequence ATGCCTTGGCCTCTCCGCTCCGCCCTGCGCACACTGATGGCCCTCATCGCTGCGGTCTGCGCCGGTACCCTGGGCGTGCTGGCCGTTTTTGTGCTGAAGTGGGGGCGTGAATTACCCGACCCGGCACGGCTCGATGCCCTGACCCTGGGAGCCACCAGCCGCATTCTGGCCCGCGACGGCACGCTGCTGGCCACCCTGCGCCCGGTCCTGCCCGGCGGAGCGCGGATTCAGCGCCGCCTGGTCCGCCTCGAGGAGGTCGCAGCGCACGCCGTACTCGCCGTGGTCACCTCGGAGGACCGCCGTTTTTTCGAGCACTCCGGCTTTGACCCGGTCGGCATCGCCCGCGCCGCCCTGCAACTGGCGCGCGGCGGGCGTCTGCAGGGCGCTTCCACCCTGACCGCACAGATCGTCAAGAACACGCTGCTGACCGATCTGGCCGGTCACCGCTCCTGGGAACGCAAGGTCAAAGAAGCGCTGCTGGGCCTCGAGGTCGAGCGCCGTTACAGCAAACAGGAACTGCTGACCCTGTACCTCAACCTGGCTTACTGGGGGCGGGGCAGCGGAGCCGAGATCGTGGGAATCGACGCGGCCGCCCGTGCCTACCTGGGCCGCGCCCCCCGCGACCTGACCCTGGCCGAGAGCGTGTACCTCGCCACGCTGCTGCCCGCACCCGCCCGCTACCTCGACTATGCCGCCAACCGCTGGCGCATGCGTGACCTGCTCGATCGCATGGTCGCAGACGGGCACATCCGCCGCGCCGAGGCCCAAGCCGCCTGGCGCGAGCCGCTGCAACCCCGTGGCTGGCAGGTGCGCTACGACGCCAGCGGCCGGGTGCGCTCGGCACGGCGGACTCCCGGTGCCCTGCACACCGCACCGGTCCCACCGGTCCAGGCTCCGCACTTCGTGCAGCAGGTCGAGCGCGAACTGGTCGCGCGGCTGGGCCGCGAGCGGGTCTACGCAGTCGGCGGCCTCGAGGTCTGGACCACACTTGACCCACAGGCCCAGCGGGCGGCCGAACAGGCCGCCGCCCGCGCCCCGCTGCCCATAGGTGCCACCCTCGGAGCCGTCACCCTCGACGCGCGCAACGGCGAGGTGCTGGCGATGGTCGGTCAGCGACCGGTCGCCGGGCAGGTTCCCGCCGAGTGGAACAACGCGGTGCAGGCCGTGCGGCAGGTGGGCAGCAGCATCAAACCGCTGCTCTATACCCTGGCCCTCGAGCAGGGTTACGGCCAAGACCACCTCGAGCTCGACACTCCGCTGTCCCTGCCCTGCGGCGGTTGCCCGGGCGGAAGCTGGCGGCCCCGCAACTACGGGGGCCGGGTGGGCAACGGCCCGGTCACCCTGCGACACGCCCTGGACCGCAGCCTCAACCTGCCCACCATCCGTCTGGCCCAGCGAGTGGGCCTCCCGCGCTTTACCGCCAAGCTGGCCGAACTGGGTCTGCCGCTTCCCGAGCAGCCCAACCTGACCTTGGCCCTGGGAACCCTCGAGACCAGCCCGCTCCGGCTGGCTGCGGCCTACCTGCCGTATACCACCGGCGGCCTGCGGATCGAGCCCAGCTACCTGCTGCGGGTACGCAGCGGTGGCACGACCCTGCTCGAGGCCCGGCTAGACCGGCCCCCGCCGCGCCGGGTCTGGAGCCCGCAGGTCGCCTGGCTGGGACTGGACATGCTGCGCGGCGTGGTCGAGGACCTGCCCGAATCCCGGGGCGGACTGGCCGAACGCGCCCGCCTGCCCGGCTGGCAGGTGGGCGGAAAGACCGGCACCACCAACGACGTGCGCGACGCCTGGTTCGTGGGGCTCACGCCCCGGGCGGTGTCTGCCGTCTGGATCGGTAAGGAACGCGGCGGCTTCCTGCCGGAGAACGTGTACAGCGGCGTGCTGAACGTGGAACTGTGGCGCGATCTGATGCTCGGCACCCTGCGCGGCCATGCGCCACAACGCTTCGCTCCCCCGCCCGGGGTCGGTACCCGGCTGCTGGGCGACCTCGAGGTGGCCACCCTGGCTGTAGGCCCGCCCCGGCCGGCCGACCACGCTGCCCCGAGACCGATTCAGGCCGCGCCCCAGGCCCTCGAGGAGGCCGCCTGGATTACCCTGCCCCTGGATCGCCGCAACGGACGGCTGGCCGACGAGTTCACTCCGGCCGAACAGATCGTACGGCGCCGGGTGCGTGTCCGGGAGCTGCCGCTGTACCGCACCCCACAGTCGGCAGCGCTCTCGCCCGGAGGCCGCTGA